In Liquorilactobacillus hordei DSM 19519, the following proteins share a genomic window:
- a CDS encoding RibT protein: protein MLYKYKNDYEKITMGLLSFIPDLKEYSHLKTELNWYSGADERCLYLWKNDNGDFIGVIGVEISDEILMVRHIAITPAERNEGVSFSMLSGLCELYPGRKMMGSLETARLITKWEHRNDGN, encoded by the coding sequence ATGCTTTATAAGTATAAAAATGATTATGAAAAAATTACAATGGGATTGCTTTCATTTATTCCAGATTTAAAGGAGTACTCACATCTGAAAACAGAGTTAAATTGGTATAGTGGTGCAGATGAAAGATGTCTTTATCTTTGGAAAAATGATAATGGTGATTTTATTGGTGTGATTGGCGTTGAAATTTCAGATGAAATTTTAATGGTACGACATATTGCAATAACACCTGCCGAGAGAAATGAAGGTGTTAGTTTTAGCATGCTTAGTGGATTATGTGAACTATATCCAGGCAGAAAAATGATGGGGAGTCTTGAAACAGCAAGGTTAATTACGAAATGGGAGCACCGTAACGATGGTAACTAG
- the pfkA gene encoding 6-phosphofructokinase — MKRIGILTSGGDASGMNAAIRSIARSAISAGLEAYGINYGFAGLVAGNIRQLESKDMDGIIDRGGTILYSARFPEFAEEKTQLKGIEQLKKFGIDALVVIGGDGSYHGAERLTQHGFNSIGVPGTIDNDIPGTDFTVGFDTAVNVALDALDRINDTATSHQRTFVVEVMGRGAGDIALWAGNAADADAIVIPEREYDIKEIAEHLKRNYENGKDHGLIVLAEGVMSAADFKEQLDQYGDFDSRAITLGHVQRGGRPTAKDRVLASMFGDYAVRLLLEGKGGLAIGIRDNKLVATDIIDTLENHKHITDVSLLDLNDRLRF, encoded by the coding sequence ATGAAACGCATAGGTATTTTAACAAGTGGTGGAGATGCTTCTGGAATGAACGCTGCAATTCGTTCGATTGCACGTTCAGCAATTTCAGCAGGCTTGGAAGCTTATGGTATTAATTATGGTTTTGCGGGCTTAGTTGCTGGAAATATTCGTCAATTGGAATCGAAGGATATGGATGGCATTATTGACCGTGGTGGTACAATTTTATATTCTGCTCGTTTTCCTGAATTTGCTGAAGAAAAGACGCAGCTTAAAGGGATTGAGCAACTCAAGAAATTTGGAATTGATGCTTTAGTTGTAATCGGTGGAGATGGTTCTTACCATGGTGCTGAACGCCTTACACAACATGGTTTCAATTCAATCGGGGTACCAGGGACAATTGATAACGATATTCCCGGTACTGACTTTACCGTTGGTTTTGATACAGCAGTCAATGTTGCACTTGATGCACTTGATCGTATTAATGATACAGCAACTTCCCATCAGAGAACTTTCGTTGTTGAGGTCATGGGACGAGGTGCTGGTGATATTGCTTTGTGGGCAGGAAATGCTGCAGATGCAGATGCAATTGTTATTCCTGAACGTGAATATGATATCAAAGAAATCGCTGAACACCTAAAACGCAACTATGAGAATGGTAAAGATCATGGTCTAATTGTTTTAGCTGAGGGTGTAATGTCTGCAGCTGATTTTAAAGAGCAACTTGATCAATACGGTGATTTTGATAGTCGTGCAATTACTTTGGGTCATGTTCAGCGTGGCGGTCGTCCAACAGCAAAAGACCGTGTTCTTGCAAGTATGTTCGGTGATTATGCAGTTCGCCTTTTACTAGAAGGAAAAGGTGGCTTAGCAATTGGTATCAGGGATAATAAATTAGTTGCAACGGATATTATCGATACTTTAGAAAATCACAAACATATTACTGACGTTTCATTATTAGACTTAAATGATCGTCTTCGTTTCTAG
- the pyk gene encoding pyruvate kinase — MKKTKIVSTLGPASNSLETIVKLIEAGANVFRFNFSHGDHEEHLGRMKLVHEAEKITGKMVGIMLDTKGAEIRTTVQKEGKIQYEIGDEVRISMDSSIEGTREKIAVTYPGLIDDVHVGGHVLFDDGLIDMQIEEIDQDKKELVCKVLNAGVLGSRKGVNAPGVSINLPGITEKDSDDIRFGLDNEINFIAASFVRKPADVLDIRELLEEKHMEHVQIFPKIESQEGIDNFDEILKVSDGLMVARGDMGVEIPVENVPLVQKTLIKKCNAIGKPVITATQMLDSMQENPRPTRAEASDVANAVFDGTDATMLSGESANGDYPVEAVATMARIDVKAEDTLREHHTFSINDFDKTDVTEAVGRAVAEAANNLGIKTIVAATKSGHTARMISKYRPDADILAVTFDERTRRGLSINWGVHPVLAETPASTDDMFALATEKAKEAGFAKEGDLILITAGVPVGEKGTTNVMKIQLIGSKLVAGQGVGDETVIGKAVVASSAAEANKNAVEGGILVTKTTDKEYLPAIEKSSALIVENGGLTSHAAVVGISMGIPVIVGAEGATSLISDGEVVTVDSRRGIVYRGASSAL; from the coding sequence ATGAAGAAAACCAAGATCGTAAGTACACTTGGTCCAGCTAGTAATAGCTTGGAAACAATTGTTAAGTTAATCGAAGCAGGTGCCAACGTATTCCGCTTTAACTTTTCTCACGGTGATCATGAAGAACATTTAGGACGTATGAAGCTTGTTCATGAAGCAGAGAAAATTACAGGAAAAATGGTTGGTATCATGCTTGATACCAAGGGTGCTGAGATTCGGACAACTGTTCAAAAAGAAGGCAAGATCCAATACGAAATCGGTGATGAAGTTCGTATTTCAATGGATAGCTCTATCGAAGGAACTCGTGAGAAGATCGCAGTTACTTATCCTGGACTGATTGATGATGTCCATGTAGGTGGCCATGTATTATTTGATGATGGTTTGATTGATATGCAAATTGAAGAAATCGATCAAGACAAAAAAGAATTAGTATGTAAAGTTTTGAATGCTGGTGTGTTGGGTTCACGTAAGGGTGTTAATGCTCCTGGTGTTTCTATCAATTTACCAGGTATCACTGAAAAAGATTCAGACGATATTCGCTTTGGTTTAGACAATGAAATTAACTTTATTGCAGCTAGTTTTGTTCGTAAACCAGCAGATGTTTTGGATATTCGCGAATTACTTGAAGAAAAACATATGGAACATGTACAAATCTTCCCTAAGATCGAATCACAAGAAGGTATTGATAACTTTGATGAAATTCTTAAAGTTTCAGACGGCTTGATGGTTGCTCGTGGTGATATGGGTGTTGAGATTCCTGTAGAAAATGTTCCATTGGTACAAAAAACATTAATTAAGAAATGTAACGCTATTGGCAAGCCAGTTATTACTGCAACTCAAATGCTTGATTCGATGCAAGAGAATCCTCGTCCTACACGTGCCGAAGCTTCAGATGTTGCTAATGCTGTTTTTGATGGCACAGATGCAACAATGCTTTCAGGTGAAAGTGCTAATGGTGATTATCCTGTTGAAGCTGTTGCAACAATGGCACGTATCGATGTTAAGGCTGAAGATACATTACGTGAACATCATACATTCTCAATCAATGATTTTGATAAGACAGATGTAACAGAAGCTGTTGGTCGCGCTGTTGCTGAAGCTGCTAATAATCTTGGAATCAAGACAATTGTTGCTGCTACAAAATCTGGTCATACGGCACGTATGATTTCAAAATACCGTCCTGATGCTGATATTTTAGCCGTGACATTTGACGAACGTACACGTCGTGGCTTATCAATCAACTGGGGTGTTCATCCTGTTCTTGCAGAAACACCTGCTTCAACTGATGATATGTTTGCTTTAGCAACAGAAAAGGCTAAAGAAGCTGGATTTGCTAAAGAAGGCGATTTGATTTTGATTACTGCTGGTGTTCCAGTTGGTGAAAAGGGAACAACAAATGTTATGAAGATCCAATTAATCGGATCAAAACTTGTTGCAGGCCAAGGTGTTGGTGATGAAACAGTTATTGGTAAGGCTGTTGTTGCTAGCTCAGCTGCAGAAGCAAACAAGAATGCTGTTGAAGGTGGAATCTTAGTTACAAAGACAACTGACAAAGAATACCTTCCTGCTATTGAAAAATCTAGTGCTTTAATTGTTGAAAATGGTGGTTTAACATCACATGCTGCTGTTGTGGGTATTTCTATGGGAATTCCTGTAATTGTTGGTGCTGAGGGTGCAACATCATTGATTTCAGATGGCGAAGTTGTAACTGTTGATTCACGCCGTGGAATTGTTTATCGTGGTGCTTCAAGCGCACTTTAA
- the xerD gene encoding site-specific tyrosine recombinase XerD has translation MKNTILDYIHYLKVERGLSENTVNSYQNDLVQFIAFLETKKIDDFAIITRQVIVDFLELEANQKKATSSIVRSVTSLRKFFQYLVEEGRIQNDPMELIDAPKKSEHLPEVLSTTEVEKLLNSPDTAKPLGVRNRAILELMYATGLRVSEVINIRLADLHLSLGLIQTIGKGQKERIVPIGDKAISWVEQYLNDVRPKLLGKQQSNFLFLNHHGKKLTRQGIWKNLKVDVLHAGIEKNVTPHTLRHSFATHILENGADLRIVQELLGHADISTTQIYTHLSKRRLAEIYGKYHPRA, from the coding sequence ATCAAAAATACTATTTTAGATTATATACATTATTTAAAAGTAGAACGCGGACTTTCTGAAAACACGGTTAATAGCTATCAAAATGATCTAGTACAGTTCATTGCATTTCTTGAAACAAAGAAAATTGATGATTTCGCGATTATTACAAGACAGGTCATTGTTGATTTTTTAGAGTTAGAAGCTAATCAGAAAAAAGCAACGAGTTCGATTGTACGCTCTGTGACCAGTTTAAGAAAATTTTTTCAATATTTGGTCGAAGAAGGTCGTATTCAAAACGATCCGATGGAGTTGATTGATGCTCCCAAAAAAAGTGAACATCTTCCAGAAGTACTTTCGACAACAGAAGTTGAGAAACTTTTGAATTCACCTGATACCGCGAAACCTCTTGGCGTTAGAAATCGAGCAATCTTGGAATTGATGTATGCTACAGGATTACGTGTTAGTGAGGTAATAAATATACGGCTTGCAGACTTACATTTGAGTTTAGGATTAATTCAAACAATTGGTAAAGGGCAAAAGGAGAGGATTGTTCCAATTGGAGATAAAGCTATTTCATGGGTTGAGCAATATTTGAATGATGTTCGTCCTAAGCTATTGGGAAAACAACAAAGTAATTTTTTGTTTCTAAATCATCATGGCAAAAAGCTAACAAGGCAGGGAATTTGGAAAAACTTGAAAGTGGATGTTTTGCATGCCGGAATTGAAAAAAATGTTACCCCACATACGCTTAGACATTCATTTGCAACACATATCTTAGAAAATGGAGCAGATTTAAGAATTGTTCAGGAACTTTTAGGACATGCAGATATTTCAACAACTCAGATTTATACTCATTTATCTAAGAGAAGATTAGCAGAAATCTATGGGAAATATCATCCGCGAGCTTAG
- the dnaE gene encoding DNA polymerase III subunit alpha gives MSGAALQVISSYSLLQSSIRIKDVVINAKSKGYTALALTDINVMYGALSFYDTCRTEGIKPLIGMTLETSTTENETLILIAKNENGYRNLIQISTQKQLLLAQGNSEFKIKENLDLFEDIITIIPSENSFFINKLLNGQSEIAGNYLKKVAEVLQSSLYIGVSVLTKDALYDKLLQYANQLNVDLINAETVRYLEKKDLFVCEVMNAIKYGKSLDNSELRYANEKIGTSWLKPLNEIKQKSVEKNRLKPFENMLDLIELINFDFKPRRVTLPRYNKPQEISTDSYLENLCERGMQEKVHLQKDEKKNKYLERMNNELSVIKKMGFADYFLIVWDVTNYAHRHGILVGPGRGSAAGSLVSYLLGITDVDPIKYNLLFERFLNEERAQMPDIDLDIPDNRRQEIIEYVNRKYGENHVAQIITFGTFGAKQALRDVARVMGVSQVESNNWSRVIPSQLGITLADAKKKSVQLRDLISKSERNHLLFETAIRLEGLPRHYSIHAAGVILSDIDLKEVVPLQMGNDDVLLTQYTKDDVERMGLLKIDFLGLRNLTILNNTLTAIKRNFNRSIDINKISLNDEATLKLFQKADTSGVFQFESPGIRNVLRNLYPTSFEDIAAVNALFRPGPMENIVHFIARKHGKEKIVYPDNSLIPILKNTYGILVYQEQVMQVASIMGGFTLGQADILRRAMSKKKADVIEKLKSKFVNGATKLGYSQENAERVYDYIERFANYGFNRSHAIAYSKIAFQLAFLKVHYAAPFFAAILNSVIGDRVKTRDFIIEAKQHQLQIETPDINRSSYYTLSGKKNLIIGLGNIKTLRRDFIKEIIEERKNAGRYKSFDDFIGRINHKYSKEEPLKALIYSGAFDSFSENRATLLGNLSKKLSNVELSGGSSELLSLLAPKQEKYDELSLEQILAGEQKYLGIFLSAHPVEQFAEIAQMLKTQVITNVQENMNQQILCLIKKIKIIRTKNGQQMSFLTVEDQTGEIELTLFPKVFEKIGNNLKINQVYLITGKSEKRNQKIQIIVSEIVSAESLKTEMKRRLFLRLTEDDSSNIKKQLLKILKVHTGRVPVVLYEEKKALKWVLDEKYWINSSSELEEQLIKLLGRNNVVFQNESK, from the coding sequence ATGAGTGGTGCAGCACTTCAAGTGATTAGCAGTTATAGTTTATTGCAAAGTTCAATTCGAATAAAAGATGTCGTTATAAATGCAAAGTCAAAAGGATATACAGCACTAGCCTTAACTGACATTAACGTTATGTATGGAGCGCTTTCATTCTATGATACATGTCGAACTGAAGGAATAAAACCACTTATAGGAATGACGTTAGAGACATCCACAACAGAAAATGAGACATTGATTTTAATTGCTAAGAATGAAAATGGATATCGCAATTTAATTCAAATCTCTACGCAAAAACAGTTATTACTTGCACAAGGAAATTCAGAGTTTAAAATTAAGGAAAATCTGGATCTTTTTGAAGACATAATAACGATAATTCCATCTGAGAACAGCTTTTTCATTAATAAATTATTAAATGGACAAAGTGAGATTGCAGGCAACTATCTGAAAAAAGTTGCAGAGGTATTACAAAGCAGTTTGTACATTGGAGTAAGTGTACTAACAAAAGATGCTTTATACGATAAGCTATTGCAATATGCAAATCAATTAAATGTCGACCTTATTAATGCTGAAACTGTTAGATATTTAGAAAAAAAGGATTTATTTGTTTGCGAGGTTATGAATGCAATTAAATATGGTAAGTCTTTAGATAACAGTGAATTGCGTTATGCAAATGAAAAAATAGGAACATCATGGTTAAAGCCTTTGAATGAGATTAAGCAAAAATCGGTTGAAAAGAATCGGTTGAAGCCTTTTGAAAATATGCTGGATTTGATTGAATTGATTAATTTTGATTTTAAACCTAGAAGAGTGACCCTTCCCAGATATAATAAACCACAGGAAATAAGTACCGATAGTTATTTGGAAAATTTATGTGAACGAGGAATGCAAGAAAAAGTGCATCTTCAAAAAGATGAAAAGAAAAATAAATATTTGGAAAGAATGAATAATGAACTAAGTGTTATTAAAAAAATGGGGTTTGCAGACTATTTTTTGATAGTTTGGGATGTTACGAATTATGCTCATAGGCATGGTATTTTAGTTGGTCCAGGTCGAGGCTCTGCTGCTGGTTCACTTGTTTCATATCTTTTAGGAATTACAGATGTTGATCCAATCAAATATAATTTGCTTTTTGAACGTTTTTTGAATGAAGAACGTGCACAAATGCCAGATATTGATTTGGATATTCCTGATAATCGACGGCAGGAAATAATTGAGTATGTTAATAGAAAATATGGTGAGAATCATGTAGCACAAATCATCACATTCGGAACCTTTGGAGCAAAACAAGCCCTGCGCGATGTTGCTAGAGTGATGGGAGTTTCACAAGTAGAGAGTAATAACTGGAGTCGTGTAATTCCAAGTCAACTCGGAATTACTTTGGCAGATGCAAAAAAGAAGTCTGTTCAACTACGAGACTTAATTAGTAAGAGCGAACGGAATCACCTTTTGTTTGAGACTGCAATACGTTTGGAGGGTCTACCCAGACACTATTCGATTCATGCCGCGGGGGTGATTTTAAGTGATATAGATTTAAAAGAAGTTGTACCACTACAAATGGGTAATGATGACGTCTTATTAACGCAATACACTAAAGACGATGTTGAGCGTATGGGGTTACTTAAAATCGATTTTTTAGGTCTAAGGAATCTAACAATTTTAAACAATACTTTGACTGCCATAAAGAGAAATTTTAATCGGTCTATTGATATTAATAAAATCTCATTGAATGATGAAGCAACGCTCAAACTTTTTCAAAAAGCTGATACTAGTGGTGTATTTCAATTCGAATCACCTGGAATTCGCAATGTTTTGCGTAATCTTTATCCAACTTCTTTTGAAGATATTGCGGCTGTAAATGCTTTGTTTAGACCTGGTCCCATGGAGAACATCGTACATTTTATAGCACGTAAACATGGTAAAGAAAAGATCGTCTATCCAGATAATTCTTTAATACCAATCTTGAAAAACACATATGGTATTTTAGTTTACCAAGAACAAGTTATGCAAGTTGCTTCTATAATGGGTGGTTTTACATTAGGCCAAGCCGATATATTGCGAAGGGCAATGAGTAAAAAGAAGGCAGATGTAATTGAAAAGCTGAAATCTAAGTTTGTTAATGGTGCCACAAAGCTAGGTTATTCACAAGAAAATGCAGAAAGAGTCTATGATTATATTGAACGTTTTGCTAATTACGGTTTTAACCGTTCCCATGCTATTGCATATTCAAAAATAGCATTTCAACTTGCTTTTTTAAAAGTTCATTATGCAGCTCCCTTTTTTGCAGCTATCTTAAATTCTGTTATTGGAGATAGGGTAAAAACAAGAGATTTTATTATTGAAGCTAAGCAGCATCAATTGCAGATTGAAACTCCAGATATAAATAGAAGTAGTTACTATACTTTATCTGGTAAGAAAAATTTAATTATCGGTTTGGGCAATATCAAAACTTTGCGGAGAGATTTTATTAAGGAAATAATTGAAGAACGTAAGAATGCAGGCCGCTATAAGTCATTTGATGATTTTATAGGAAGGATTAATCATAAATATTCAAAAGAAGAACCTCTCAAGGCTTTAATATATTCTGGTGCTTTTGACTCTTTTTCTGAAAACCGGGCAACATTGCTAGGTAATCTTAGTAAAAAGTTGAGCAATGTTGAACTTAGTGGTGGTAGTAGTGAATTATTGTCATTATTAGCACCAAAACAAGAGAAATATGATGAACTTTCGTTAGAACAAATTTTGGCTGGAGAACAGAAATATCTTGGGATCTTTCTCTCCGCTCATCCAGTAGAACAGTTTGCTGAAATTGCACAAATGCTTAAGACACAAGTGATAACCAACGTTCAAGAAAATATGAACCAACAAATTTTATGCCTGATTAAAAAGATAAAAATAATTCGAACAAAGAATGGACAACAAATGTCTTTTTTAACAGTTGAAGATCAAACCGGTGAAATTGAATTAACACTTTTTCCGAAAGTTTTTGAAAAAATTGGTAATAATTTGAAAATAAATCAAGTTTATCTTATTACTGGAAAAAGTGAAAAACGTAATCAAAAAATCCAAATAATTGTTTCAGAGATTGTTTCAGCCGAAAGCTTGAAAACTGAAATGAAAAGGAGATTATTTTTAAGGTTAACAGAGGATGATTCAAGTAACATAAAAAAGCAACTCTTAAAAATATTAAAAGTACATACTGGCAGAGTACCTGTTGTTTTGTATGAAGAAAAGAAAGCTTTGAAATGGGTTCTAGATGAAAAATATTGGATAAATAGCTCTTCAGAACTAGAGGAGCAGTTGATAAAATTGCTTGGTAGAAATAATGTCGTCTTTCAAAATGAAAGCAAATGA
- a CDS encoding DUF2929 family protein has product MAKQLTILFWGFIYGEVIGYISSALSGTKFSSPLFCGLFAMIVGIVLVNSLNYFVKSPTK; this is encoded by the coding sequence ATGGCTAAACAGTTAACAATTTTATTTTGGGGCTTCATTTATGGTGAGGTTATTGGATATATTAGTTCTGCCCTTTCAGGTACTAAATTTTCTTCACCACTATTTTGTGGGCTTTTTGCGATGATTGTCGGAATAGTTTTAGTAAACAGCTTAAACTATTTTGTAAAATCTCCAACGAAGTAG
- a CDS encoding S1 RNA-binding domain-containing protein: MEKDKVIGHIIEARVTDQNDDLYFLQYEGTTFRLDKKEVEAELVKGALVSGFAYENEDHEMQITKKIPTTQIGRYAFGEVVASRRDLGVFVDIGLPNKDVAVSLDELPELTNLWPKKGDSLMIALRVDAKGRLWGTIASEEIFKGISGKADTSMKNKNVEAIAYRLKMAGTHVITSDFELGFIHPSERDREPRLGEHLNARVIGVRPDGTLNLSLRRRAYEAISDDAQMILAALQHSEGVLNYTDKSTPEDIKDYFGISKGQFKRAVGHLMKAGLVKQTDGKMYLNEK, translated from the coding sequence ATGGAAAAAGATAAAGTGATTGGCCACATTATAGAAGCACGTGTAACTGATCAAAATGATGATTTGTATTTTTTGCAATATGAAGGGACGACTTTTAGGTTAGACAAAAAAGAAGTCGAAGCAGAATTAGTTAAAGGGGCTTTGGTTTCTGGATTTGCATATGAAAATGAAGATCATGAGATGCAGATAACTAAGAAAATACCAACTACTCAAATTGGCCGTTATGCGTTTGGAGAGGTTGTTGCTAGTAGACGTGATTTGGGTGTTTTCGTGGACATTGGTTTGCCAAACAAAGATGTTGCAGTTTCACTTGATGAACTTCCTGAGTTGACAAATCTTTGGCCGAAAAAAGGTGATAGTTTAATGATTGCTTTGAGAGTTGATGCTAAAGGACGTCTTTGGGGAACCATTGCGAGTGAAGAAATCTTTAAGGGGATTTCTGGTAAAGCAGATACTAGTATGAAGAATAAAAACGTTGAAGCAATTGCATACCGCTTAAAAATGGCAGGGACACATGTAATAACTTCAGATTTTGAATTAGGATTTATTCATCCAAGTGAGAGAGATCGTGAACCTCGCTTAGGAGAGCATCTCAATGCACGTGTAATTGGAGTTAGGCCAGATGGCACACTCAATCTCTCGTTGCGTAGAAGAGCATATGAAGCAATCAGTGATGATGCACAAATGATTTTAGCGGCATTGCAACATTCTGAGGGTGTTCTGAATTATACTGATAAGTCTACCCCCGAGGACATCAAAGATTATTTTGGAATTAGTAAGGGACAGTTTAAAAGGGCTGTTGGCCATCTGATGAAGGCTGGTTTAGTAAAGCAAACTGATGGAAAGATGTATCTTAACGAAAAATAA
- a CDS encoding DUF441 domain-containing protein: MESWLFLGIIFLVALFAKNTSLTIAAVVVLLLKAVPFTNEWMPTIQTKGINWGVTVISVAILIPIATGQITFSDLIQIFKTPVGIISIACGILVAVLSRQGVSLLASSPQVTVALVIGTIIGVVFLRGVAAGPVIASGIAYCIMSLLHVSLN; the protein is encoded by the coding sequence ATGGAAAGTTGGCTTTTTTTGGGAATTATTTTTTTAGTTGCTCTTTTTGCGAAGAACACGTCACTTACAATTGCTGCAGTGGTTGTTTTGTTATTAAAAGCAGTTCCGTTTACGAATGAATGGATGCCGACAATACAGACAAAGGGTATCAATTGGGGTGTAACAGTGATTTCGGTTGCTATACTTATCCCAATTGCTACTGGACAAATAACTTTTAGTGACTTAATTCAGATTTTTAAAACACCTGTAGGAATTATTTCGATTGCTTGTGGGATTTTAGTTGCAGTTTTATCTCGTCAAGGAGTTTCTTTATTGGCAAGTTCCCCACAAGTAACAGTTGCCTTGGTGATTGGAACAATAATTGGTGTTGTTTTTTTGCGAGGAGTTGCTGCTGGCCCTGTAATTGCTTCCGGAATTGCCTATTGTATAATGAGTTTATTACATGTGAGTCTTAACTAA
- a CDS encoding Fur family transcriptional regulator, with protein sequence MEFLETQITDIESQLHQAGLKLTPQRRATVSTLLHNYEKHLSAEELFTLVREEETDIGLATVYRTLEILFELGIVNKINFEDGMSRYDLRLSDQGHFHHHLLCKNCGKVQEVHEDLLLGVEEKIKNQFGFEVTDHRLIFQGICADCLAKKE encoded by the coding sequence ATGGAATTTTTGGAAACACAAATAACTGACATTGAATCCCAACTACATCAAGCTGGTTTAAAGTTAACACCACAAAGACGTGCTACGGTCAGTACACTTTTACATAACTATGAAAAACACCTTTCTGCTGAGGAGTTATTCACGCTAGTCAGAGAAGAAGAAACAGATATTGGTTTGGCAACTGTTTATAGAACTCTTGAAATTTTATTTGAATTAGGAATAGTGAATAAAATTAATTTTGAGGATGGTATGTCACGCTATGATCTAAGATTATCGGATCAAGGTCATTTTCATCATCATTTACTTTGCAAGAATTGTGGTAAAGTCCAAGAGGTCCATGAAGATTTGCTTCTAGGTGTTGAAGAGAAAATCAAAAATCAGTTTGGTTTCGAAGTAACAGATCATCGACTGATTTTTCAAGGTATCTGTGCGGATTGTTTGGCAAAAAAAGAGTAG